TACTCGTCGATGCCGCGCATCTCGAAGGAGATGTGGTGCAGGGAGGTGTGCGGGCCCTTCGCCAGCGCCATGGAGTGGTGCTGCGAGCTGATCCGCATGAAGTGCATGACGTCGCCCATGTGGGGCGAGCTGAGCGAGTCGGACAGCCGGAAGCCGAGGTGCTGCTCGTACCAGGCGCGGGTGCGCTCCAGGTCGGGGGAGTTGAGCACGACGTGCGACAGCTTGACCGGGATCGCCTCCTTCTCCTCGATCTTGCGGTGCCGACGGACCTCGACATCGGCGGAGACCTCGATGGTGCGGCCGTCGACGTCGAAGAACCGGAAACCGTAGCCGCCGCCGGGGGTGTCGACGGCGCCGGGCTGCGAGATCAGCTGCACGCCGCCGGCCAGGAGCTGCTCGGCGAGGGTGTCCACGTCGGTCGGGGTCGCGGCGCCGTAGGAGACCAGGTCGAGGCGCTTCTCGTCGGCCTTGCGCAGCCGGACCACGTACTGCTCGGGGCTGCCCTCGGCGGCGAGGAAGGAGATGCCGGAGTCCTCCGATACCTTGGTCAGGCCCCAGACGCCGGCGTAGAAGTCGAGCTGCTTGTCGTAGTCGGGCACGGCGAGGTCGACGTGCCGCAGGTGGGTGAGCAGGCGGTTGTTCGTCATGGGGTGCCTCCTCAGGCGGTGGAGAGGTTGAGCAGGGCTGCGGCGTTGGCGCCGCGGATGGCGCGGA
This sequence is a window from Streptomyces sp. NBC_00691. Protein-coding genes within it:
- a CDS encoding VOC family protein; the protein is MTNNRLLTHLRHVDLAVPDYDKQLDFYAGVWGLTKVSEDSGISFLAAEGSPEQYVVRLRKADEKRLDLVSYGAATPTDVDTLAEQLLAGGVQLISQPGAVDTPGGGYGFRFFDVDGRTIEVSADVEVRRHRKIEEKEAIPVKLSHVVLNSPDLERTRAWYEQHLGFRLSDSLSSPHMGDVMHFMRISSQHHSMALAKGPHTSLHHISFEMRGIDEYMRGSGRVLRAGHTKIWGPGRHMAGDNTFTYFLDPHGNTVEYTTELENLDEDTWHPHVYDFSQPEVTDQWGTANAMNELVAKESFNDPDRGCFLAPPV